GGGCGGAGTGGCTACAGGGGCCACTGGAGCCGGCATTGGGGCAGCCGACGGCGCTCCACTAACAGGCTCACTAACATGTCCTTGTGGTTCACTCATATCATAACATCCTCCTCAACTGAGGTAAACTGACATCACTCTATCCCGTAAAAAGGTTCTGTCATAGAGAGGGTGGGAGAACTTCGGGGTGGAAGCTTGTCCGAGGCCTCTAGTGATCGCTCAACTCATGGGCCATGTGTCGGATGGCACATCGCTGGGATGCCTTCATCCACCATTCACAATCTGAACCCATACAGTCCTGGGCTATGTGTTCCTTGCCAGTGTTCCAGGCTGATATGGGACACTTCGTTCTCTTCTCAGCCTCGTCCTCAGTCATTCTCCTTCCTCTCCTTGTCCCCCTTCTGCCAAGCTGTCTCCAGCCACGCTGCAAAGTGGGCTGGATCAGAGAGTCTCAGTCCCAGCCTCAGAGAGAGAATGAATCTACATGTATGAAATGGTTGTGGCGAAAGGGTTAAGACTTACTCAGATGTTGCTTATGTCAAGAGGGAAACACTTGTCTGGACCAGAGCATTCGCCCCCGCCACCGCCCCCTGAGAGCTCTAGGGCGATACTGAGCCGAAAAGTAGTATCCACCATCATCGCCCTGATAGTTGTCGCTCTCGTTCTCTATGCCGTCTTTGTCCCTCGATTCATAGAGCAGAAGAGGGATGCTCGCTATGACATCGTGTCCGAATACTTCTGGGTGTGGGATAGCTGGGACTGTCTCTCCTACGGCCAGCATATGGTGTGTCAGAAGCGCGGATGGGTGCGACACATTGACTTGCGAGTCACAATCAGGGCAGTTGAGAAAGATGCATTCTACGGCATATCCTATCAACTGACCGGAGGTTACAACTCAAGCGTTGTCATGAGCTACAGTCCAACTGGAGGCTACATACACGCAGGGGAAGTCCGCAGTATCAAATGCGAATTCGATGACATCAGGATACCGGAAGATGGCTATCAGAGTGGCGGGTATGATTTCGAGTATAGCATCTCTCCACCCAAGGTCGTGGAAAAGGAGAGGCAAACAATCTTCGAGTGGCTAACAGAAGGACTGTGAGGATCGCTGAGAGTGAGAAGAGATTGTGGTAAAAGGGTTAGGACTCCAGGTCAGATAATGAAGCTTGGGGTGGGGATATGGCAAAGAGACGCATGACTGAGGACGATGTATCAAAGTCAGCTGAAAGGCATATCAGAAGAGAATTCCACACAGAAGGTACAGCCATTCTGCATCCAGAGGCTACACAGAAGAACATGAAGAGACCTGATATGATTGTGGTGATCGACTATCAAACGGAAAGGAGACAATGGGTTGTTCACTCAGTTGAATCGAAAGTGGACAGAAGGTATCTGGTGGTCAGGGACAAGCGGTGTGTTTGCAGTGGGGTAAAACAAGCTCGGGAATACAAAGGGAACTTCAGGTGGCTTGCCATCTCTCAAGAGACTGCCGATGACCTACCGGATGACGAATGGAGAAAGCTGAAGCGAGACTGCAGAAACACGGTACACGATGTAGGACTGATTGTCTGTCTCAGAACCAAAGCTGAGGTGTGGATCAAGCCCGGCTACCACCCAGGGGATTTCATCCACGACTACAAGGAAGCGGACGAATACGTCAGAGGACTTCTGGACGGTTGATTCTTGGGCATTATGCTGACTCCCCTGGCTAAGTCTCTTCCATCGCGATTCCATCTTCGTTCTCAGGCTCAGATTCCTGCTCACAAACGTTGGTTCTGCTAATACTGTCAAAGATATGCATAGAGAAAGGGTCTCACGGCCTCATTGGGTGGGTGGGATCGGTCTTCTTCAGATAGTAGAACATGCGGTCTCCAAGGGGGCTCTTGGCGACAAGCGAAGAGCTGGTTGCGATCTCCTCCAGCTTCTTCACCTTTTCACCGCGGAACGGAGACCCGTGGATCCCGTGCCTCTTCTGTACGATGCGGAAACCGAGGTCCTTGACCAGCCTCTCGAAGGTCGAATGCCCGAAGAAGAAGACGTGCGGCGGGTAGTGATAGGACCACCATGCGGGGCCTCGGAGCCTGGCAAGCGCGCTCTCGGAATCCGGGGTCGAGACGACGAGCAACCCGTCCCGGGCGAGCATCGTGCCGACCTTCTTCAGCGCCTCGGCGGGGCGGTAGAGATGTTCGATGACCTCGTACATAGTTATGAGGTCGAACTCGAGCGGGAACTCCGCCTCCGCGATGCTGCTCACCTGCACGTCGATCCCCTTCGCCCTCGCCAGCTCGGCCCGCTGCGGGTTGATCTCCACGCCGTGCCTCTGCCAATCGTCGCCGAGCATCGTGAGGAAGGCCCCGTCCCCGCATCCGACGTCCAGGGCGTTGCCGCCGTTCGGCGCGAGCTCCCTGATCGTCTCCACCTCGAGCTGCCACTGAGGGTGCCTCTCGAAGCCCCGGCGCTTGGCCTTCTGGTACTCCAGTTCGGCAGCCTCGAGCTCATCGATCTCGGGCGGGTCCGCAACCTGGACGACGCCGCAGGATCCACACCTGACGATCTCGCGGTCCTTGGCGGGGAAGAGTCTGGAAGTCTGCCCGCCGCAAATCTGGCACTCCATCTGAACGAAGGGAAGTGCTGGGAATAGAAAAGACTTGTGGGGCGCTGTCAACCCAGGCTGCCGACAACAAGTATAAATCGGAGGAGGGAAAACACCCCCACGAATGGAGGACAAGCGCCGCGCCCTCATAGCCCTCGTTCTTCTCTCTCCTCTGACAGCGGAGCTCCTGTCCGGCTCGTCCCCGCCGCTGGAGTTCTTCTTCCCGCCAGGGTTCCTCCTGCTCGTGGGGCTCTACGGCAGCGGTGTCCTCCTCGTGAGGGAGCTCGCTCTGAGGTGGGACAAGGGCTGGCCCTCCGTCCTGCTGCTCGGGGCGGCCTACGGGATACTCGAGGAAGGGCTGATCGTCAGGAGCTTCTTCGACCCCGGTTGGATGGACCTGGGCATCCTCGGGGAGTACGGCAGGTGGGCCGGCGTCAATTGGGTGTGGAGCGTCTGGCTGACAATCTTCCACGGCCTGGTGAGCATCGCTGTCCCGATCATCCTGGTCAACCTCATGTATCCCTCCCAGAAGGGCGCGAGGCTGACGACGGACCCTCAGCTCCTGCTTCCCGTCCTCGCGCTAATCGTCATCACGGCGATCTCGCCTTTCCTCTTCGAGTACACGCCAGAAGCCCATCTGTATTCCCTCGCGGTCCTGTTCATGGTGCTCTTCGGCCTTGCGGCGTACGCGTTCCCGGGGGACTGGCCCAGGATGAAGAGCGATGCCCCCATTCTCCCGCCATCCTACTTCTCAGCGATCGGGTTCCTGTACATGCTCTTCAGCCTCGTGATCGTCTACGCCCTGCCGGGGCAGGGTCTGCAGCCCTACGCCGTCATCACCCTGCTCTGTCTCCTCAGCTGCGGTGCGCTCTGGGTCCTGATCAACTCCGCCGGGAGGGGATACAACGAGATGGCGCTGCTCGCGCTCGTCGCGGGCCTGCTGGCGCCGTTCATCATTGTCTCCTTCGTGCACGAGGCGAACGGGATCATCGGCATGAGCCTTGTCGGGATATCCTACGCCGTCTACCTCTTCCTGCTGATGGTCAGGGTCGGGAGGGGAGCTCCCGAGGCCAAGGCGAGGAAGGTCCCGATAGGCACCGGGAAGAACCTTTAGACGCGTGGTCAATCACGATGCGATGATCACCATCGAGAGGCGTCTCGCGGCGAGGCACCCGGACCTCAGGGTCGTGGCCCTCACGGTCACCGGCGTCACGGTGGAGAGGACTTCGGCGGACATGGAGGAGCTGAGGGATGCGCCGGTGCGCCAAGTGAGGTCGAAGATATTCTCATCGAATGACTTATAAACCCGTAGGATTCTTCGCAATCGGGATTCACGTGGCCGAACAATCACCTCTGACAGGGAAATGCCCTCACTGCGGCGGCGAGATGGAGTCAGGGTTCCTCGGGAGCGAGAGCTTCGTGAGCGGGATGAAGTGGTTCAAGGAGAAGACCATACTCGACGTTGGCGGGGAGAAGATCAAGGAGCCAGGGATGAGCGGGATGGTCTACCTTGACGGGTTCATCTGCAGGAAGTGCAACACGATCGTCGTCACCTACTAGCCCGGCCGCGGGTCTCGTCACCACCGTCCTTTTCGTCATCGTCCTGGGTCTCATAGTCGCAGGCTTCCGTGAACTGGAGACCTGCCGTTCTCTCTCGGATGTGCTTCGAACTCCGAGGGACCATGACCTCCTCGCCATCGACCAGGACCACGTCGAAGAGGTTGTCCCGGATTATCGGCATCATCCGCGTGGACCGCTCCGGCTCGATGAGCACGCGGACCTCCGGCGTCCTTACCC
This genomic window from Candidatus Thermoplasmatota archaeon contains:
- a CDS encoding class I SAM-dependent methyltransferase, translating into MECQICGGQTSRLFPAKDREIVRCGSCGVVQVADPPEIDELEAAELEYQKAKRRGFERHPQWQLEVETIRELAPNGGNALDVGCGDGAFLTMLGDDWQRHGVEINPQRAELARAKGIDVQVSSIAEAEFPLEFDLITMYEVIEHLYRPAEALKKVGTMLARDGLLVVSTPDSESALARLRGPAWWSYHYPPHVFFFGHSTFERLVKDLGFRIVQKRHGIHGSPFRGEKVKKLEEIATSSSLVAKSPLGDRMFYYLKKTDPTHPMRP
- a CDS encoding PF20097 family protein, which translates into the protein MTYKPVGFFAIGIHVAEQSPLTGKCPHCGGEMESGFLGSESFVSGMKWFKEKTILDVGGEKIKEPGMSGMVYLDGFICRKCNTIVVTY